One genomic window of Pocillopora verrucosa isolate sample1 chromosome 8, ASM3666991v2, whole genome shotgun sequence includes the following:
- the LOC131774051 gene encoding uncharacterized protein, translating into MKELASVFGFVALFFLSCCAEDQGSDCLYVSRLTGKDSPQCGSFAVPCRTLPQALLLVNDGGKICLNGINSESNPYECLKTVGPNGTKLRAVGKRVSIQGVSSPAHISCGLVFASRLKYGSVKVSFSNLVFNNSGYGLVFFNVPSYHVVISDCKFINCYKAISMLWYRSQVSSFINQKSSLEVTDSEFRNNTYGIEFGPKFKNGSHKVSLSNLLFDNGTYGVFLVNVSSFDIVIAKCKFFNFSEAAVGLFWNEIKYVIREKSSLVATDSKFRYNAKSILVMLPNDFFEMTVSRCLFQNAKGRFHVINDDRSIKGAVFVRSQASSVTTYPIRVLVSITDSIFQDLGHKDNSFAVSVRVDNLFGDGNVSLFNTSFLNNENSLFVHGGFGVNLTHVTVHSTYGYAIMANAPPKTLIKAPGVKVFLERCVLVNNRIGIRMSTTTCLTNTNDFCSTGDQTLVVKNSLILGGNETLGTGDAVRFGMSFPKQNYSRAVLKPSKEEVYLSPDFEVKLLLENVTFQGLHDCALSVSVERNVSGLISVKNCRFLNNTQFVNRLDERAIVQIEFTKVDPPQCPHSRKGNKSEELMWSKTFELPVIFEDTRFENNAGIAGTLNLLNGNATLNNCTFKNNEGVAMGGQVYLRTGFGILNIVNSSFHQTSSAERYRGSRTGCFLQSESAGQLKIEQSSFTADDNRQYDPIFAATKSSSILIDDSSSFRCPSGRQITIEKITEEDGFELVKGSETCWIRVQYVKLLCEECPDGFYSLERGWASGFHVHKETKCIKCPYGAKCERGKVSAQENFWGSKVNRTSSTLQFIPCPLEYCKTPADSTAHAYNGCYGSRTGVLCGECAEGYSEALYSTSCQKKEKCHDHWFWLVSLIYILAFALYLVFKPPVFTWLYRQGVWFRSTSNSNSRLEAPNGDSRDKHDAGYLKITFYFYQVAEILMITSTETTAHVIPFVTPIVALFNFQVRNFKGSIGCPFPGFNVVTKELFFSLKFLATLLSIPLIYAIHRAISRFRPIPKPSLRLYLAVVLETLLLGYKTLADTSLALMHCVPVELEWRLFIDGNIQCWQWWQYLQIVFILAFIIPLVLVLFWGSLMLSKDKLSAKEFLTSCAFPLPFLFIWLFRCCKRKEDTSQYEYLPGNSKDTDDIKRVLYDPFRTAFDGDHGTLYWESVLVGRRFLLLTISTFITDPLTRFVCLGIACVLILAHHLLMRPFRDRKANICESLSLVSLTAICTFNLAKVTIIAQGLEPAGPKQILFHALKWIEVALLGFLPAMAFILVVLVALSQVVRLLYHCMKLLHRSNTIIV; encoded by the coding sequence GTGCGGAAGACCAAGGGAGTGATTGTCTTTACGTATCTCGTCTCACCGGCAAAGATTCGCCTCAATGTGGCTCTTTTGCTGTGCCCTGCCGGACATTACCACAAGCGCTACTTCTAGTAAACGATGGTGGAAAAATTTGCCTCAATGGAATAAACAGCGAGTCAAATCCATACGAATGTTTGAAAACGGTTGGTCCCAATGGAACGAAATTGAGAGCTGTGGGGAAAAGAGTATCGATACAAGGTGTGTCCTCCCCAGCACATATTTCATGTGGCCTAGTATTTGCATCAAGGTTGAAATATGGCTCTGTCAAGGTTTCTTTCTCGAACCTTGTATTCAACAATAGTGGGTATGGATTAGTTTTCTTTAATGTGCCCTCCTACCATGTCGTCATCTCCGACTGCAAATTTATCAATTGCTATAAGGCCATTTCCATGTTGTGGTATAGAAGTCAGGTTTCTTCTTTCATCAATCAAAAGTCTTCACTTGAGGTTACTGATAGCGAATTCCGCAACAACACATACGGCATAGAATTCGGTCCAAAGTTCAAAAACGGTTCCCATAAAGTTTCTTTGTCAAACCTTCTTTTCGACAATGGCACGTATGGTGTATTCCTGGTCAATGTGTCCTCCTTTGATATCGTCATCGCCAAATGCAAGTTTTTCAACTTCTCAGAGGCAGCCGTTGGTCTGTTTTGGAATGAGATTAAGTACGTCATCCGTGAAAAGAGTAGTCTCGTAGCCACTGATAGTAAATTCCGGTATAATGCAAAATCTATTCTTGTCATGCTCCCTAACGACTTCTTTGAGATGACCGTATCAAGATGTCTTTTCCAGAATGCGAAGGGACGATTTCATGTTATAAATGATGATAGAAGTATAAAAGGTGCCGTGTTTGTCCGTTCCCAAGCTAGTTCCGTTACAACGTATCCTATCCGCGTGTTAGTTTCAATTACTGACTCTATTTTCCAAGACCTGGGTCACAAAGACAACAGCTTCGCTGTATCCGTAAGAGTTGACAACCTCTTTGGTGATGGGAATGTATCATTATTTAACACGTCGTTTCTTAACAACGAAAATTCTCTCTTTGTGCACGGCGGGTTTGGAGTAAATTTGACTCACGTTACGGTTCATTCCACATACGGGTATGCTATCATGGCCAATGCTCCCCCTAAAACATTAATCAAAGCACCAGGTGTAAAGGTCTTCCTTGAAAGGTGTGTCTTGGTGAACAACCGGATTGGCATAAGGATGTCAACGACTACTTGTTTAACTAATACGAACGACTTTTGTTCAACGGGCGACCAAACGCTTGTTGTAAAAAACAGTCTTATACTGGGAGGTAATGAAACATTAGGCACTGGTGATGCAGTCAGATTTGGAATGAGTTTCCCCAAACAGAACTATAGCCGTGCAGTCTTGAAGCCAAGCAAAGAAGAGGTGTATTTGTCGCCAGATTTTGAAGTAAAACTACTTCTTGAAAACGTTACTTTTCAAGGGTTACATGATTGTGCTCTTTCAGTTAGTGTAGAAAGGAATGTTAGTGGACTGATTTCGGTGAAAAACTGCAGGTTTCTTAACAACACTCAGTTTGTGAATCGACTAGATGAACGAGCAATTGTCCAAATCGAGTTTACGAAAGTCGATCCACCCCAATGTCCGCATAgcagaaaaggaaacaaaagtgaGGAACTAATGTGGAGCAAGACATTTGAGTTACCAGTAATATTTGAAGATACTCGATTCGAAAACAACGCTGGTATTGCTGGAACTTTGAACTTGTTAAATGGCAATGCCACGTTGAACAACTGCACCTTTAAAAACAACGAAGGAGTAGCCATGGGAGGTCAAGTGTATCTGAGGACAGGTTTTGGAATTCTAAACATCGTTAACAGTAGTTTCCACCAAACAAGTTCGGCGGAGCGTTACCGTGGATCGAGAACTGGTTGCTTTCTTCAATCTGAGAGCGCTGGTCAGCTGAAAATTGAACAATCTTCTTTTACAGCTGATGACAATAGGCAATACGATCCAATCTTTGCAGCTACGAAAAGCAGTTCCATACTGATCGACGACTCATCCTCCTTTCGATGTCCAAGCGGAAGGCAAATCACTATCGAGAAAATCACCGAAGAAGACGGATTTGAACTTGTGAAGGGAAGTGAAACTTGCTGGATAAGAGTGCAGTATGTCAAATTACTCTGTGAAGAATGTCCAGATGGTTTCTACAGCTTAGAGAGAGGATGGGCCAGTGGCTTCCATGTTCACAAGGAAACCAAGTGCATCAAGTGTCCCTACGGAGCAAAATGTGAGCGTGGAAAAGTTTCAGCTCAAGAAAACTTTTGGGGTTCTAAAGTTAATAGAACCTCATCTACTCTGCAATTCATTCCATGTCCATTGGAATACTGCAAAACTCCAGCTGATTCAACTGCTCACGCGTACAATGGTTGTTATGGTAGCAGGACAGGTGTATTATGTGGCGAATGTGCTGAGGGATACAGTGAAGCCTTGTATTCCACGTCAtgtcaaaaaaaggaaaagtgcCATGATCACTGGTTTTGGTTGGTGAGCCTGATTTACATACTAGCATTTGCACTGTACCTTGTTTTTAAGCCTCCTGTCTTCACGTGGCTGTATCGTCAAGGTGTTTGGTTTAGGAGTACATCCAATTCTAACAGCAGACTGGAAGCACCAAACGGAGATAGCAGAGATAAACACGATGCTGGGTACCTGAAGATCACCTTCTACTTTTATCAAGTTGCCGAGATACTGATGATCACGTCCACAGAGACCACTGCTCACGTCATCCCTTTTGTTACACCAATCGTTGCACTATTTAATTTCCAGGTAAGGAATTTTAAAGGCAGCATTGGATGCCCATTTCCTGGCTTCAATGTTGTCACCAAAGAGCTGTTTTTCTCCTTGAAGTTCCTGGCAACCTTGCTCTCCATTCCCCTGATTTACGCCATCCACCGAGCTATAAGCAGATTCCGCCCCATTCCAAAGCCTTCGCTGAGACTATACCTGGCTGTTGTTCTGGAGACCCTGTTACTTGGATACAAAACTCTCGCGGATACATCCCTTGCTCTTATGCACTGCGTTCCCGTAGAGCTGGAGTGGCGTCTGTTCATAGATGGAAACATTCAGTGCTGGCAGTGGTGGCAGTACTTGCAAATTGTCTTCATCTTGGCATTCATCATCCCCCTTGTACTCGTCCTTTTCTGGGGATCACTGATGCTTTCCAAAGACAAATTGTCCGCCAAAGAGTTCCTGACATCATGCGCATTTCCTCTACCCTTTCTTTTTATCTGGTTGTTTCGTTGTTGCAAGAGGAAAGAAGATACAAGCCAGTATGAATATCTCCCGGGCAACTCCAAGGATACCGATGACATAAAAAGAGTTCTTTACGACCCATTCCGTACAGCTTTTGATGGTGACCACGGAACTTTGTACTGGGAAAGCGTTCTCGTTGGTCGAAGGTTCCTTCTGCTAACCATTAGCACCTTTATCACCGATCCTTTGACAAGATTTGTCTGTTTAGGAATTGCATGTGTTCTGATTTTGGCGCATCATCTCCTTATGAGGCCATTCCGCGACCGCAAGGCCAACATCTGTGAAAGTCTGTCTCTTGTGAGTCTGACTGCTATCTGCACGTTCAACTTGGCTAAAGTTACCATTATCGCCCAAGGGCTCGAGCCTGCTGGACCGAAGCAAATCCTTTTCCATGCTCTGAAGTGGATCGAGGTTGCCCTCCTTGGCTTTCTCCCAGCCATGGCCTTCATCCTTGTGGTTCTTGTGGCTTTATCTCAAGTCGTTCGCCTGCTGTACCATTGCATGAAGCTTTTGCACCGATCAAACACGATCATTGTGTAG